A window from Drosophila willistoni isolate 14030-0811.24 chromosome XR unlocalized genomic scaffold, UCI_dwil_1.1 Seg143, whole genome shotgun sequence encodes these proteins:
- the LOC6646320 gene encoding protein Smaug isoform X2 has product MKYSTGIDNALPSSGSSSNSSLSASSSNYPLNEMHTSHKKEPTIATVTATTTSAASTAVMTSMVAATKLPTNDPTSTTSNSSNLQSQPTNALFCEQVTTVTNLFEKWNDCERTVVMCALLKRLRYPSLKFLQYSIDNNLTQNLGTSQTNLSSVVIDINANNPAYLQNLLNAYKTFQPCDVLDVMSSSSSDKDSMPCYGSDFQITTTAQCDERKLYARKEDILHEVLNMLPLLKPGNDEAKLSYLTLIPVAVKDTMQQIVPTELVQQIFSYLLIHPAISSEDRRSLNVWLRHLEDHIQAAAAGITNCSYFLQPSPAPQVVQRGSSSAASLLSAASCSSLASSSHGNGRSSDWQTIAPPTKLQQQQQQQQQHKLTSGGDWRGSNSNGSINPLCDNLNGITLNELGSSQNSLGLSLESSSSLVNGVVAGAAAGSILGLSGSDDHDTSFSKNGTEILDFEPLNEVGSSSSNVSGAGGGGVTNTNTSHLCPPQQQQQQVSGDIVDIDILIDHLQAAAVAAAAVPALSSTQLLQPPPSNSASHNPHPHPHYASILMGHAGGGAGSGDQFGDVNRWSLDSKIAALKTRRSNSLTTQTISSCSSSSNSSVITVNDNCSNSTENLAQFANKPRSFSLSIEHQRGALANSGSDTRLDEFKPSYIKFQTRNVGMSGIGLWLKSLRLHKYIELFKNMTYEEMLQITEDFLQSVGVTKGASHKLALCIEKLKERDHILGKVEQDLHTGQMKLSTAVEELTNIVLTPMKPLEAIGPPEENIALRFLKVINLVSNALQQDPYCVQDDDTLGVFMWILDRTIHNEAFMNQANQLKELKFKLSKLKMSMVPKLHHVKTTGGATGGGNINKPRWNGKSRKCDPKNGSNDRINHRKNSNDMLNFSLSCLQQPPPPHQQQQQQQQQQQFDYNNGYGGPPHQPQYKSSSYPSFQQQQPPPQANKPHHHVQQMQQMMQQHNHFPALPQHTPPQAHRRSLNNLIVVAGGPQQPQQLIFKPGQGVLTNNSPNDSSNSLLMDRSHQRKPSLNGLSGGGSGGGGGGVSAESQPKKTMAAVVMENLAKFDQHFTLF; this is encoded by the exons ATGAAGTACAGCACTGGTATAGACAACGCTCTGCCCTccagtggcagcagcagcaacagtagCCTCAGCGCCAGCTCCTCTAATTATCCATTAAACGAAATGCATACATCACATAAAAAGGAGCCAACAATAGCAAcagtaacagcaacaacgacaaGTGCCGCATCAACAGCAGTCATGACCTCAATGGTAGCGGCCACTAAATTACCCACTAATGATCCTACATCTACAACATCTAATTCCTCCAATCTTCAATCACAACCGACAAATGCTCTGTTTTGCGAGCAAGTGACCACAGTGACCAATCTCTTTGAGAAGTGGAACGATTGCGAACGCACAGTTGTCATGTGCGCCCTGCTCAAGCGTCTGAGATATCCCAGTCTCAAGTTTCTCCAGTATTCCATTGATAATAATTTGACACAGAATCTGGGTACCTCGCAGACAAATCTAAGCAGTGTGGTCATTGACATCAATGCGAATAATCCGGCATATTTGCAGAATCTATTGAATGCTTATAAAACATTTCAGCCATGCGATGTCCTGGATGTAATGTCGTCGTCTTCATCGGACAAAGATTCGATGCCATGCTATGGCAGTGATTTCCAGATAACTACAACAGCGCAATGTGACGAGCGGAAATTGTATGCCCGCAAAGAGGATATATTGCATGAGGTTCTGAATATGCTGCCATTGCTCAAGCCAGGCAATGATGAGGCGAAACTCAGTTATCTGACCCTAATCCCGGTGGCTGTCAAGGACACCATGCAACAGATTGTGCCCACCGAATTGGTTCAACAGATATTCTCTTACCTACTCATTCATCCGGCCATTAGCAGCGAAGATCGACGCTCGCTAAATGTTTGGCTGCGCCATTTGGAGGATCATATTCAGGCAGCTGCGGCTGGCATTACGAATTGTAGTTACTTTCTACAGCCATCGCCAGCGCCGCAGGTTGTGCAGAGGGGAAGCTCCTCGGCAGCAAGTCTTTTGTCGGCAGCCTCATGCTCATCATTGGCCTCCTCTTCGCATGGAAATGGCAGGAGCAGTGACTGGCAGACAATAGCCCCGCCAACTAAActccaacaacagcagcagcagcaacaacaacacaaactcACGTCCGGCGGCGATTGGCGGGGCTCAAACTCCAACGGATCGATCAATCCACTCTGTGATAATTTAAATGGTATTACCCTGAACGAATTAGGTTCTAGTCAGAATAGCTTAGGCTTGTCACTGGAAAGTAGCTCCTCGCTGGTCAATGGCGTTGTGGCAGGAGCAGCGGCCGGCTCCATATTAGGTCTGAGTGGAAGCGATGACCATGACACATCATTCAGTAAGAATGGCACGGAAATCCTCGACTTTGAACCACTAAATGAAgttggcagcagcagcagcaatgtCAGCGGTGCCGGCGGCGGCGGCGTTACCAACACCAATACGAGCCATCTGTGTCCGccccagcaacagcagcagcaggtcaGTGGGGATATAGTCGACATAGACATACTCATCGATCATTTGCAGGCAGCTGCTGTGGCGGCTGCTGCTGTGCCCGCGCTTTCTTCTACACAGCTTTTGCAGCCACCGCCTTCAAATTCAGCTAGCCACAATCCCCACCCACATCCCCATTATGCATCCATACTGATGGGTCATGCGGGTGGTGGTGCTGGCTCTGGGGATCAGTTTGGTGACGTCAACCGCTGGAGCTTGGATAGCAAAATCGCAGCTCTAAAGACGCGTCGGTCGAATAGCTTGACCACCCAGACCATATCCAGCTGCTCATCATCATCGAATTCCTCGGTGATCACTGTGAATGACAATTGCTCCAATTCCACCGAAAATCTGGCTCAGTTTGCCAACAAGCCAAGAAGTTTCTCCCTCTCCATTGAGCATCAGCGCGGAGCTTTGGCCAATAGTGGCTCCGATACACGTCTGGATGAGTTCAAGCCGAGCTACATCAAATTCCAGACTCGTAATGTGGGTATGTCCGGCATTGGTCTGTGGCTAAAGTCACTCCGTCTCCACAAATACATTGAACTCTTTAAGAACATGACTTACGAGGAGATGCTGCAGATAACCGAGGATTTTCTACAGAGCGTTGGTGTGACCAAAGGTGCCTCCCACAAGTTGGCCCTATGCATTGAGAAACTCAAGGAGCGTGATCACATTCTTGGTAAAGTGGAGCAGGATTTGCATACAGGACAGATGAAGCTCAGCACGGCAGTCGAGGAATTGACCAACATTGTATTGACACCGATGAAACCTTTGGAGGCAATTGGTCCACCAGAGGAGAACATTGCGTTGCGTTTCCTAAAGGTTATTAACTTGGTTAGCAATGCCTTGCAACAGGATCCGTACTGTGTCCAGGACGATGATACCTTGGGCGTCTTTATGTGGATACTTGATCGCACCATACACAATGAAGCATTCATGAATCAGGCCAATCAGCTGAAGGAACTTAAATTCAAACTATCCAAGCTAAAGATGTCGATGGTCCCCAAGCTGCATCATGTGAAAACCACCGGAGGAGCCACAGGTGGCGGCAATATTAATAAGCCCAG GTGGAATGGCAAAAGTCGTAAATGTGACCCAAAGAATGGCAGCAACGATCGCATCAATCATCGTAAGAACTCCAATGATATGCTGAATTTCTCGTTGAGCTGTCTACAGCAGCCGCCGCCTCctcatcagcagcaacagcaacagcagcagcagcaacagtttGACTACAATAACGGCTACGGAGGACCGCCGCATCAGCCGCAGTACAAAAGCTCTTCTTACCCCAGCTTCCAGCAGCAACAACCGCCTCCACAGGCCAATAAGCCGCATCATCATGTCCAGCAGATGCAGCAAATGATGCAGCAGCATAACCATTTCCCAGCATTACCCCAACACACACCGCCACAGGCTCATCGTCGTTCGCTAAACAATCTCATTGTGGTGGCTGGTGGTCCTCAGCAGCCTCAACAGCTGATCTTTAAGCCTGGTCAGGGTGTCCTGACCAATAATAGCCCCAATGACAGCAGCAACTCCCTACTCATGGACAGAAGTCATCAACGCAAACCTAGTCTTAATGGCCTAAGTGGTGGTGGCAGTgggggaggaggaggtggagtCAGTGCTGAATCGCAACCAAAGAAGACCATGGCCGCCGTGGTGATG
- the LOC6646320 gene encoding protein Smaug isoform X1: MKYSTGIDNALPSSGSSSNSSLSASSSNYPLNEMHTSHKKEPTIATVTATTTSAASTAVMTSMVAATKLPTNDPTSTTSNSSNLQSQPTNALFCEQVTTVTNLFEKWNDCERTVVMCALLKRLRYPSLKFLQYSIDNNLTQNLGTSQTNLSSVVIDINANNPAYLQNLLNAYKTFQPCDVLDVMSSSSSDKDSMPCYGSDFQITTTAQCDERKLYARKEDILHEVLNMLPLLKPGNDEAKLSYLTLIPVAVKDTMQQIVPTELVQQIFSYLLIHPAISSEDRRSLNVWLRHLEDHIQAAAAGITNCSYFLQPSPAPQVVQRGSSSAASLLSAASCSSLASSSHGNGRSSDWQTIAPPTKLQQQQQQQQQHKLTSGGDWRGSNSNGSINPLCDNLNGITLNELGSSQNSLGLSLESSSSLVNGVVAGAAAGSILGLSGSDDHDTSFSKNGTEILDFEPLNEVGSSSSNVSGAGGGGVTNTNTSHLCPPQQQQQQVSGDIVDIDILIDHLQAAAVAAAAVPALSSTQLLQPPPSNSASHNPHPHPHYASILMGHAGGGAGSGDQFGDVNRWSLDSKIAALKTRRSNSLTTQTISSCSSSSNSSVITVNDNCSNSTENLAQFANKPRSFSLSIEHQRGALANSGSDTRLDEFKPSYIKFQTRNVGMSGIGLWLKSLRLHKYIELFKNMTYEEMLQITEDFLQSVGVTKGASHKLALCIEKLKERDHILGKVEQDLHTGQMKLSTAVEELTNIVLTPMKPLEAIGPPEENIALRFLKVINLVSNALQQDPYCVQDDDTLGVFMWILDRTIHNEAFMNQANQLKELKFKLSKLKMSMVPKLHHVKTTGGATGGGNINKPRWNGKSRKCDPKNGSNDRINHRKNSNDMLNFSLSCLQQPPPPHQQQQQQQQQQQFDYNNGYGGPPHQPQYKSSSYPSFQQQQPPPQANKPHHHVQQMQQMMQQHNHFPALPQHTPPQAHRRSLNNLIVVAGGPQQPQQLIFKPGQGVLTNNSPNDSSNSLLMDRSHQRKPSLNGLSGGGSGGGGGGVSAESQPKKTMAAVVMVSNSQQQDPNDQPSPPQILINNNNNNVLNNNLINQQQLQLLAAAAAAVGNGSCLCPGVGVGVGGGGGNGGSNGSGGVACINNLCQPSNNINLGMSTAAHEYKMNDYKSLEQLETLCRQMTEQAMN; encoded by the exons ATGAAGTACAGCACTGGTATAGACAACGCTCTGCCCTccagtggcagcagcagcaacagtagCCTCAGCGCCAGCTCCTCTAATTATCCATTAAACGAAATGCATACATCACATAAAAAGGAGCCAACAATAGCAAcagtaacagcaacaacgacaaGTGCCGCATCAACAGCAGTCATGACCTCAATGGTAGCGGCCACTAAATTACCCACTAATGATCCTACATCTACAACATCTAATTCCTCCAATCTTCAATCACAACCGACAAATGCTCTGTTTTGCGAGCAAGTGACCACAGTGACCAATCTCTTTGAGAAGTGGAACGATTGCGAACGCACAGTTGTCATGTGCGCCCTGCTCAAGCGTCTGAGATATCCCAGTCTCAAGTTTCTCCAGTATTCCATTGATAATAATTTGACACAGAATCTGGGTACCTCGCAGACAAATCTAAGCAGTGTGGTCATTGACATCAATGCGAATAATCCGGCATATTTGCAGAATCTATTGAATGCTTATAAAACATTTCAGCCATGCGATGTCCTGGATGTAATGTCGTCGTCTTCATCGGACAAAGATTCGATGCCATGCTATGGCAGTGATTTCCAGATAACTACAACAGCGCAATGTGACGAGCGGAAATTGTATGCCCGCAAAGAGGATATATTGCATGAGGTTCTGAATATGCTGCCATTGCTCAAGCCAGGCAATGATGAGGCGAAACTCAGTTATCTGACCCTAATCCCGGTGGCTGTCAAGGACACCATGCAACAGATTGTGCCCACCGAATTGGTTCAACAGATATTCTCTTACCTACTCATTCATCCGGCCATTAGCAGCGAAGATCGACGCTCGCTAAATGTTTGGCTGCGCCATTTGGAGGATCATATTCAGGCAGCTGCGGCTGGCATTACGAATTGTAGTTACTTTCTACAGCCATCGCCAGCGCCGCAGGTTGTGCAGAGGGGAAGCTCCTCGGCAGCAAGTCTTTTGTCGGCAGCCTCATGCTCATCATTGGCCTCCTCTTCGCATGGAAATGGCAGGAGCAGTGACTGGCAGACAATAGCCCCGCCAACTAAActccaacaacagcagcagcagcaacaacaacacaaactcACGTCCGGCGGCGATTGGCGGGGCTCAAACTCCAACGGATCGATCAATCCACTCTGTGATAATTTAAATGGTATTACCCTGAACGAATTAGGTTCTAGTCAGAATAGCTTAGGCTTGTCACTGGAAAGTAGCTCCTCGCTGGTCAATGGCGTTGTGGCAGGAGCAGCGGCCGGCTCCATATTAGGTCTGAGTGGAAGCGATGACCATGACACATCATTCAGTAAGAATGGCACGGAAATCCTCGACTTTGAACCACTAAATGAAgttggcagcagcagcagcaatgtCAGCGGTGCCGGCGGCGGCGGCGTTACCAACACCAATACGAGCCATCTGTGTCCGccccagcaacagcagcagcaggtcaGTGGGGATATAGTCGACATAGACATACTCATCGATCATTTGCAGGCAGCTGCTGTGGCGGCTGCTGCTGTGCCCGCGCTTTCTTCTACACAGCTTTTGCAGCCACCGCCTTCAAATTCAGCTAGCCACAATCCCCACCCACATCCCCATTATGCATCCATACTGATGGGTCATGCGGGTGGTGGTGCTGGCTCTGGGGATCAGTTTGGTGACGTCAACCGCTGGAGCTTGGATAGCAAAATCGCAGCTCTAAAGACGCGTCGGTCGAATAGCTTGACCACCCAGACCATATCCAGCTGCTCATCATCATCGAATTCCTCGGTGATCACTGTGAATGACAATTGCTCCAATTCCACCGAAAATCTGGCTCAGTTTGCCAACAAGCCAAGAAGTTTCTCCCTCTCCATTGAGCATCAGCGCGGAGCTTTGGCCAATAGTGGCTCCGATACACGTCTGGATGAGTTCAAGCCGAGCTACATCAAATTCCAGACTCGTAATGTGGGTATGTCCGGCATTGGTCTGTGGCTAAAGTCACTCCGTCTCCACAAATACATTGAACTCTTTAAGAACATGACTTACGAGGAGATGCTGCAGATAACCGAGGATTTTCTACAGAGCGTTGGTGTGACCAAAGGTGCCTCCCACAAGTTGGCCCTATGCATTGAGAAACTCAAGGAGCGTGATCACATTCTTGGTAAAGTGGAGCAGGATTTGCATACAGGACAGATGAAGCTCAGCACGGCAGTCGAGGAATTGACCAACATTGTATTGACACCGATGAAACCTTTGGAGGCAATTGGTCCACCAGAGGAGAACATTGCGTTGCGTTTCCTAAAGGTTATTAACTTGGTTAGCAATGCCTTGCAACAGGATCCGTACTGTGTCCAGGACGATGATACCTTGGGCGTCTTTATGTGGATACTTGATCGCACCATACACAATGAAGCATTCATGAATCAGGCCAATCAGCTGAAGGAACTTAAATTCAAACTATCCAAGCTAAAGATGTCGATGGTCCCCAAGCTGCATCATGTGAAAACCACCGGAGGAGCCACAGGTGGCGGCAATATTAATAAGCCCAG GTGGAATGGCAAAAGTCGTAAATGTGACCCAAAGAATGGCAGCAACGATCGCATCAATCATCGTAAGAACTCCAATGATATGCTGAATTTCTCGTTGAGCTGTCTACAGCAGCCGCCGCCTCctcatcagcagcaacagcaacagcagcagcagcaacagtttGACTACAATAACGGCTACGGAGGACCGCCGCATCAGCCGCAGTACAAAAGCTCTTCTTACCCCAGCTTCCAGCAGCAACAACCGCCTCCACAGGCCAATAAGCCGCATCATCATGTCCAGCAGATGCAGCAAATGATGCAGCAGCATAACCATTTCCCAGCATTACCCCAACACACACCGCCACAGGCTCATCGTCGTTCGCTAAACAATCTCATTGTGGTGGCTGGTGGTCCTCAGCAGCCTCAACAGCTGATCTTTAAGCCTGGTCAGGGTGTCCTGACCAATAATAGCCCCAATGACAGCAGCAACTCCCTACTCATGGACAGAAGTCATCAACGCAAACCTAGTCTTAATGGCCTAAGTGGTGGTGGCAGTgggggaggaggaggtggagtCAGTGCTGAATCGCAACCAAAGAAGACCATGGCCGCCGTGGTGATGGTTAGTAATAGTCAGCAACAGGATCCCAATGATCAGCCGTCTCCGCCACAGATTCtaattaacaacaataacaacaatgtgttgaacaacaatttaattaatcaacagcaattgcaattgctgGCCGCGGCTGCCGCTGCTGTCGGCAATGGTAGCTGCCTCTGTCCAGGTGTCGGTGTCGGTgtcggtggtggtggtggtaatGGAGGTAGCAACGGAAGCGGCGGTGTTGCATGCATCAACAATCTCTGCCAGCCCAGTAACAATATTAATTTAGGCATGTCAACAGCGGCCCATGAATACAAAATGAATGATTACAAGAGTTTGGAGCAGCTGGAGACGCTCTGCCGTCAAATGACTGAACAAGCAATGAActaa